The DNA region GGGTTGCCGCCAAACGTCGAGGCGTGGTGGCCCGGAGCGAAGGCGCAAGCCGCCGGCTCCCTGGCCAGAAGCGCCCCGATGGCCACGCCGCCCCCGAGCGCCTTGGCCAGCGTCACCGCGTCCGGCACGATGCCGTAGTGCTCGAAGGCGAACAGCCGGCCCGTGCGGCCGAGCCCTGTCTGCACCTCGTCGATGATGAGAAGCGCCCCGCTGGAATCCGCCGCCTCCCGGGCCGCCCGCACGAATCCGGGGTCGGCCGGGTGGACGCCGCCCTCCCCCTGCACGACCTCCAGCAGCACGGCCGCCGTGCCGCGGTGCACGCTCTCACGGAGGGCACGGGCGTCGTTGAACGGGACATACCGGAAGCCTGGCACCAGCGGCTCGAAGCCCTCGTGGTAGCGGAGCTGCCCGGTCGCCGACAGGGCCCCGAAGGTGCGGCCGTGAAACGACCCGGTGGCCGTGACCACCTCGAAGCGGTGCTCGCCGCGGTTGTAGTGGTAGCGGCGCGCCAGCTTGATGGCTGCCTCGACGGCCTCGGCGCCGCTGTTGCAGAGAAACGTCCGGTCGAAGGGGGTGTGTTCGGCGAGCCACTTCGCCAGCAGCGCCTGGGGCTCGGTGTAGAAGAGGTTGGAGACGTGCATGAGTTCCGCGGCCTGTTGGGCCAGCGCCTGTACCACCCGGGGATGGCAGTGTCCCACCGCGTTCACGCCGATCCCCGACACGAAGTCGAGATAGCGCCCGCCCTCGGCGTCCCAGACC from Bacillota bacterium includes:
- a CDS encoding aspartate aminotransferase family protein, translated to MMAGLAPSDVTALADRYLMHTYRRDRLVLVRGSGCWVWDAEGGRYLDFVSGIGVNAVGHCHPRVVQALAQQAAELMHVSNLFYTEPQALLAKWLAEHTPFDRTFLCNSGAEAVEAAIKLARRYHYNRGEHRFEVVTATGSFHGRTFGALSATGQLRYHEGFEPLVPGFRYVPFNDARALRESVHRGTAAVLLEVVQGEGGVHPADPGFVRAAREAADSSGALLIIDEVQTGLGRTGRLFAFEHYGIVPDAVTLAKALGGGVAIGALLAREPAACAFAPGHHASTFGGNPLACRAALAALEAIEQEGLVRRAAEVGSYLAERLREAGRRAGHVVEVRGLGLMLAIEFDVPARAVAEACRKRGLLVNVVAEKALRLLPPLVIGRDEADRAASILEAAIRDAAAAGEA